From the genome of Metarhizium brunneum chromosome 4, complete sequence, one region includes:
- the ubxn-1 gene encoding UBX domain-containing protein 1 — MPSDLEALTEMGFDKTRAEIAIKKSGGLQGALQWLEDNQDKSLDEIQTEEASKGGEEDEEDAETKAKIAELETGQARSLVCNECGKKFRNHDLATFHATKTDHTDFSESTEEIAPLTEDEKKAKLEELRERLKSKRAVQSVQDKEDAKRNEKIRQKSTKESQDLKEEIARKEQIKEAARKRQEKQDDMEAKKRIKAKIEADKAERRRKAEEAKAAREGRAPEAPASAPAPAAAAPPKPKADHNTARLRLQTPSGNLMKTLPAETTLFELAQLVQGETGLAVTSFSTTFPKQTFTGDLDMSKTLKEAGLVPSSVLIVQ; from the exons ATGCCGTCAGACCTAGAGGCCCTCACTGAGATGGGCTTTGACAAGACCCGGGCTGAAATTGCAATCAAAAAGAGCGGTGGCC TTCAGGGAGCTCTACAATGGCTAGAGGATAACCAGGACAAGTCTCTGGACGAAATCCAAACCGAGGAGGCCAGTAAAGGgggcgaggaggatgaggaggatgccgaaaccaaggccaagattgccgaGCTAGAGACGGGCCAAGCTCGCTCGCTCGTTTGCAATGAGTGCGGCAAGAAGTTCCGAAATCACGATTTAGCGACATTCCACGCTACCAAGAC AGACCATACCGACTTTTCAGAGTCCACCGAGGAAATCGCCCCCTTGACagaggacgagaagaaggctaAGCTCGAGGAGCTTCGCGAACGCCTCAAATCTAAACGGGCAGTTCAATCCGTTCAGGATAAAGAAGACGCCAAGCGCAATGAG AAAATTCGACAAAAGTCTACCAAAGAAAGCCAGGATCTTAAAGAGGAGATAGCGCGCAAGGAACAGATCAAAGAGGCAGCCCGCAAGCGCCAAGAAAagcaagacgacatggaagccaagaagcgcatcaaggccaagattgaaGCCGACAAGGCTGAGAGACGCCGCAAAGctgaagaggccaaggccgcaagAGAGGGAAGAGCTCCCGAGGCTCCTGCCAGTGCTCCCGCACCTGCGGCCGCAgcgccgccaaagccaaaggccGACCACAACACGGCCAGGCTGAGATTGCAAACGCCCAGTGGGAATCTGATGAAGACCCTGCCGGCCGAGACGACGCTGTTCGAGTTGGCTCAGTTGGTGCAGGGGGAGACGGGACTGGCCGTCACGAGCTTCTCTACCACATTTCCCAAGCAGACGTTCACAGGAGATTTGGACATGTCCAAGACATTGAAGGAGGCTGGGCTTGTGCCATCCTCGGTGCTGATTGTGCAATAA
- the atnB_1 gene encoding Aspercryptin biosynthesis cluster protein B, with protein MAFRLSRPLGTLLRPQFSSPIRTMSSSAPKVREFLVILPDKPGVKEKRLEVRPTHFKNMTPHVESGDWKMGGALLNEVPADDNAANFDFFGSTVVCKGESKEAVLEQLKKDVYATSGVWDVEKIQIYPFICAFRNP; from the exons ATGGCCTTCCGCCTCTCACGTCCCCTTGGAACCCTTCTCCGCCCGCAGTTCTCGTCACCCATTCGCACAATGTCCTCGTCCGCCCCCAAAGTCCGCGaattcctcgtcatcctgcCCGACAAGCCGGGCGTTAAAGAGAAGCGCCTCGAGGTTAGACC AACACATTTCAAAAACATGACTCCCCATGTCGAGTCTGGCGATTGGAAAATGGGCG GCGCCCTCCTAAACGAGGTTCCGGCAGATGACAACGCCGCCAACTTTGACTTCTTCGGGAGCACCGTCGTGTGCAAGGGGGAGAGCAAGGAGGCCGTCCTGGAGCAACTGAAGAAGGACGTCTACGCCACCTCTGGAGTGTGGGATGTCGAAAAG ATCCAAATCTACCCCTTCATCTGCGCATTCAGAAACCCATAA
- the bzz1 gene encoding Protein BZZ1 → MAEVETFGAVLKDGFKPASAWVGHGIAWLEDIQQFYRERSLIEKEYSAKLSALAKKYFEKKNKKSSQLSVGDTPALTPGSLESASLTTWSTQLTTLESRAAEHDKYGNLLVSQVAEPLKYYAGRFEELRKRHIEYADKLAAERDASYGDLRKVKGKYDAVCQEVESRRKKSESHYDKAKAQSAYQQQIYEMNNAKNSYLIAINVTNKHKEKYYHEYVPEVMDSIQDLNEFRTLKLNGLWGVAATLEGTMLRDSSSMMDHLGQEVTRNLPHLDSIMYMRHNVGSFQEPADREFEPSPVWHDDATMVVDETAKIYLRNVLSKSKSQLGELRREVDKKRREVESVKKLKQRVRDGTENKDEVEVARSLFAMQEDLHAADRQRLTAEVETGTITAVVGDVTLGAKNHNFKGQTFKMPTNCDLCGERIWGLSAKGFDCRDCGYTCHSKCEMKVPADCPGEQNKDERKKLKAERQEAANRLVARDPAAPSHVADLPDLTRSNTMNSLSSHSAKRSVSGQITPAELDAGEPPIAARPSISPNPTGGSVISTTTSATAATGTRKRMAAPPPAAYVSELPGSGVNGNGHKEERKGKMLYAFEASGDGELSVAEGRDVTLLEADDGSGWVKVRAGYKEGIVPTSYVELAAPSVPTATRPESTYSTSTTSSTGPGGKKKGPAVAPRRGAKKLKYVEALYEYAAQSADEHSMVEGERFVLVKEDPGDGWVEVEKAGVTGSVPASYVHVV, encoded by the exons ATGGCCGAGGTGGAGACCTTCGGCGCCGTACTGAAG GATGGGTTCAAGCCGGCGAGCGCCTGGgtcggccacggcattgCCTGGCTGGAGGATATCCAGCAGTTTTACCGCGAGCGCTCTCTTATCGAGAAGGAGTACAGCGCCAAGCTGagcgccttggccaagaagtactttgaaaagaagaataagaagTCGTCGCAGCTGAGCGTAGGTGATACGCCTGCATTGACGCCTGGGTCGCTCGAGAG TGCTTCGCTCACCACCTGGTCGACTCAACTCACAACCCTCGAATCCCGAGCTGCCGAGCACGACAAGTATGGCAACCTCCTCGTCTCACAAGTTGCCGAACCCCTCAAATACTACGCGGGCCGTTTCGAAGAGCTGCGCAAGCGACACATTGAATACGCCGACAAGCTTGCCGCCGAGCGCGACGCGTCCTACGGCGACCTgcgcaaggtcaagggcAAATACGACGCCGTCTGTCAAGAAGTCGAGAGTCGGCGCAAAAAATCAGAGTCGCACtacgacaaggccaaggcccagAGCGCCTACCAACAGCAAATCTACGAAATGAACAATGCCAAAAACAGCTATCTCATTGCCATCAACGTCACCAATAAGCACAAGGAAAAGTACTACCACGAATATGTCCCCGAGGTCATGGACAGTATACAGGATCTTAACGAATTCCGAACGCTAAAGCTGAATGGGCTGTGGGGAGTCGCTGCTACTTTGGAGGGCACAATGCTGCGAGATAGCTCTAGCATGATGGACCACTTGGGACAGGAGGTTACCCGAAATTTGCCGCACCTGGACTCGATAATGTACATGCGACACAACGTGGGGTCCTTCCAGGAGCCCGCGGACAGGGAGTTTGAACCCAGCCCCGTGTGGCACGACGATGCGACCATGGTGGTGGACGAGACGGCCAAGATTTATCTGCGGAACGTGCTGAGCAAATCCAAATCGCAGCTGGGCGAGCTTCGACGGGAGGTGGACAAGAAACGGCGCGAGGTGGAATCggtcaagaagctcaagcagCGGGTGCGAGACGGGACCGAGAacaaggacgaggtggaaGTGGCGCGCTCGCTCTTCGCCATGCAAGAAGACCTTCACGCGGCGGACCGACAACGACTAACGGCCGAGGTCGAAACCGGCACCATTACCGCCGTTGTGGGAGACGTCACCCTCGGAGCAAAGAACCACAACTTCAAAGGGCAGACATTCAAGATGCCGACCAACTGCGACCTCTGCGGCGAGCGCATCTGGGGACTGAGCGCCAAGGGCTTCGACTGCCGAGACTGCGGCTACACCTGCCACAGCAAATGCGAAATGAAGGTGCCCGCGGACTGCCCCGGCGagcagaacaaggacgagCGCAAAAAGCTCAAGGCTGAGCGCCAGGAAGCCGCCAATCGTCTTGTGGCGCGGGATCCCGCGGCGCCTTCACACGTCGCGGATCTGCCCGACCTGACCAGGTCAAACACGATGAACTCGCTGAGCTCACATTCAGCCAAGAGATCGGTATCCGGCCAAATCACCCCCGCTGAACTGGATGCCGGCGAGCCGCCCATCGCAGCGCGCCCGAGCATATCGCCGAATCCTACAGGCGGCAGCGTCAtcagcaccaccacctcggccacggccgcgaCGGGAACGCGGAAGAGAATGGCCGCTCCGCCCCCAGCTGCGTATGTTAGCGAACTACCAGGAAGCGGGGTCAATGGCAACGGACACAAGGAGGAGAGGAAGGGAAAGATGCTGTATGCCTTTGAAGCCAGTGGTGACGGGGAGCTGTCGGTGGCCGAAGGCAGGGACGTGACTCTTTTAGAAGCAGACG ATGGCTCCGGCTGGGTCAAAGTGCGGGCCGGCTACAAGGAAGGCATCGTCCCCACGTCGTATGTCGAGCTGGCAGCGCCGTCTGTCCCGACGGCCACGCGGCCCGAGTCGACGTactcgacgtcgacgacgtcgtcgacggggccgggcggcaagaagaaggggccGGCGGTGGCGCCGCGCCGGGGTGCCAAGAAGCTGAAGTACGTCGAGGCGCTGTACGAGTACGCGGCGCAGAGTGCGGACGAGCACTCCATGGTGGAGGGGGAGCGGTTCGTGCTCGTCAAGGAGGATCCTGGGGATGGGTGGGTGGAGGTTGAGAAGGCTGGCGTTACGGGCAGCGTGCCTGCGAGTTATGTCCACGTTGTGTAG
- the TRYP_9 gene encoding Trypsin, which translates to MVSKAAITLAVVLSAFSATAASIDRRIVGGEDAKDGDFPFVVSITLTNRICGGALLDSTTVLTAASCLRGSVSVRAGSLQHRAGGTEAKIASRKPHPDYKLNKRNPALPFADNDIGIIKLSRPIEIGNNISYATLAEDGSDPVVGSMATVAGWGQQEPMFALLAEAAEFMANVSIPIHAREVCAKMDADVGDRDTVICAGGKGKNGCLYDGGSPLIDEETKQVIGVTSWGIRDKNGDFCGQAPTLFTRVGRYISFIHENMGGSPVDAKF; encoded by the exons ATGGTATCCAAGGCTGCTATTACACTGGCCGTCGTGCTGTCGGCTTTTTCAGCAACAGCGGCCAGTATCGACAGGAGAatcgtcggcggcgaagacGCCAAGGATGGCGATTTCCCATTCGTTGTTAGTATCACCCTGACGAATAGAATTTGCGGAGGCGCTTTGTTAGATAGCACTACGGTGCTTACCGCTGCCAGTTGTCTTCGGGGAAGCGTCTCTGTGAGAGCGGGATCGCTG CAACACAGGGCTGGCGGAACAGAGGCCAAAATTGCCTCTCGAAAGCCACACCCCgattataaactaaataagCGGAACCCTGCTCTTCCCTTCGCTGATAACGATATTGGCATCATCAAACTGTCACGTCCCATTGAGATAGGCAACAATATTAGCTATGCAACGCTAGCGGAAGACGGTTCAGATCCTGTGGTCGGCTCCATGGCCACCGTTGCAGGCTG GGGTCAGCAAGAACCCATGTTCGCCCTCTTGGCCGAGGCAGCAGAGTTCATGGCCAATGTTTCTATTCCTATCCATGCACGCGAAGTCTGTGCGAAGATGGATGCAGACGTAGGTGACAGAGATACAGTCATTTGCGCTGGTGGAAAGGGCAAGAATGGATGCCTATATGACGGTGGCAGTCCTCTTATCGACGAGGAAACGAAACAGGTAATCGGTGTCACGTCATGGGGCATACGGGATAAGAATGGCGACTTTTGTGGTCAGGCTCCCACGTTGTTTACCAGAGTCGGCCGCTACATCTCTTTCATTCACGAAAACATGGGGGGCTCCCCTGTTGATGCTAAGTTCTGA
- the dsd1 gene encoding Sphingolipid delta(4)-desaturase, which yields MPSNGSATVTKTSKNKSPPPAKQDANPKHDFFWTYTEEPHRTRRLAIIKAHPEITKLCGPEPLTKYVVLGVVTLQIVLACLLQSTSFWSWKFWAVAYVFGATANQNLFLAIHEISHNLAFKSAMANRLFAIVANLPIGIPYSAAFRPYHLTHHKSLGVDGLDTDLPTALEAFFLDSILGKAFFCTFQIFFYALRPMAVYRIPFTWVHCVNLAVQLAFDALLLRYASPNALLYLLLSSFLAGSLHPVAGHFIAEHYVYETVTPTQRDPGNMVPVPETFSYYGPLNWFTYNVGLHNEHHDFPAIPWTRLPAVYETAKEFYEPLPRHESWVYAIWRFIWDENVGLNCRVKRKEGGRLVGGAVNWKETEVQA from the exons ATGCCATCCAACGGCTCTGCCACCGTCACTAAGACGTCCAAAAACAAATCCCCTCCCCCGGCCAAACAAGACGCCAATCCCAAGCATGACTTCTTCTGGACCTATACCGAGGAGCCGCATCGGACTCGTCGActggccatcatcaaggcTCATCCAGAG ATTACAAAACTATGTGGCCCTGAGCCTCTGACCAAATatgtcgtcctcggcgtcgtcacCCTCCAAATTGTCCTCGCCTGCCTGCTCCAGTCGACGTCCTTTTGGTCCTGGAAGTTCTGGGCAGTCGCGTACGTCTTTGGCGCCACCGCAAACCAGAACCTGTTCCTGGCCATCCACGAGATCTCGCACAACCTAGCCTTCAAGAGCGCAATGGCCAACAGACTGTTCGCCATCGTGGCCAACTTGCCCATCGGAATTCCCTACAGCGCCGCATTCCGG CCATACCACCTAACGCACCACAAATCCCTCGGCGTAGACGGCCTCGACACCGACCTCCCCACCGCCCTCGaagccttcttcctcgactCCATCCTCGGCAAGGCCTTCTTCTGCACCTTCCAGATCTTCTTCTACGCCCTGCGGCCCATGGCCGTCTACCGCATCCCCTTCACGTGGGTGCACTGCGTCAACCTCGCCGTCCAGCTCGCCTTCGACGCCCTCCTGCTGCGCTACGCGTCCCCCAACGCCCTGCTATACCTCCTGCTCTCCTCCTTCCTCGCCGGCAGCCTCCACCCCGTGGCCGGCCACTTCATCGCCGAGCACTACGTCTACGAAACCGTCACCCCCACGCAACGGGACCCCGGCAACATGGTCCCCGTGCCCGAGACCTTCTCCTACTACGGGCCCCTCAACTGGTTCACCTACAACGTCGGCCTGCACAACGAGCACCACGACTTCCCCGCCATCCCGTGGACCAGGCTGCCCGCCGTCTACGAGACGGCCAAGGAGTTCTACGAGCCGCTGCCCCGCCACGAGAGCTGGGTCTACGCCATCTGGAGGTTCATCTGGGACGAGAACGTCGGCCTCAACTGCCGCGTCAAGCGCAAGGAAGGCGGCCGCTtggtcggcggcgccgtcaacTGGAAGGAGACTGAGGTGCAGGCCTAA
- the cat-1 gene encoding Catalase-1 yields MTTKTAKADQLEASMVEPTPKDRITADFGTKQSNTDDWLRVRSDKTTGPTLLEDAFAREKIHRFDHERIPERVVHARGAGAFGTFRLLESAEDVTHAGVLTDTSRETPVFVRFSTVLGSRGSADTVRDVRGFAVKMYTQEGNWDIVGNNMPVFFIQDAIKFPDLIHAAKPEPHREIPQAQSAHNNFWDFMYMHPEATHMYMWTMSDRAIPRSFRMMQGFGVNTFTLQNARGERHLVKFHWTPELGVHSLVWDEALKIAGQDPDFHRRDLADAIDAGVYPRWKFGIQVVPDAKADDFDFDVLDATKVWPQELVPVRYIGELELNRNVDEFFTETEQAAFCTSHVVPGVGFSDDPLLQGRNFSYFDTQVSRLGVNWEELPVNRPVCPVMNFNRDGAMRHTIARGKVNYWPNRFEAQPPASREEGGYVDHPQEVRGVKMRAKSDKFKDHVSQAQLFYNSMSDIEKRHIAAALSFELDHCEEPIVYERLTQRLADIDMGLARAVAAMVGGPSPAPSPGQNHGKTAAGLSQLEYVPERVTIASRKVAVLVADGYDAISYGAVVTALKAARAIPVVLGPRRSPVFAAGEDSQSARGLVPDHHFEGQRSTLFDAVFIPGGGITHYVREAFGHLKTVAATGEAVDLVRKAVQLDGVRFSGDGDAVLSYGVVTLRDPKPESLKEVVQATKGAKHFLDQLFWSMSQHRCWDRELDGLAAQVAY; encoded by the exons ATGACGACCAAGACAGCCAAGGCGGACCAGCTCGAGGCCTCGATGGTAGAGCCCACGCCCAAGGACAGAATCACGGCAGACTTTGGGACCAAGCAGTCCAACACGGACGACTGGTTGCGCGTGCGCAGTGACAAGACGACGGGTCCCACGCTCCTCGAGGACGCCTTTGCTCGAGAAAAG ATACACCGCTTCGACCATGAGAGAATTCCAGAACGTGTCGTGCACgcccgcggcgccggcgccttTGGCACCTTTCGTCTCCTCGAGTCGGCCGAGGACGTCACCCACGCGGGCGTCTTGACGGACACGTCTCGGGAAACGCCCGTCTTCGTCCGCTTCTCCACGGTCCTCGGCAGCCGCGGCTCCGCCGACACGGTCCGCGACGTGCGCGGGTTCGCGGTCAAAATGTACACGCAGGAGGGCAACTGGGACATTGTCGGCAACAACAtgcccgtcttcttcatccaagACGCCATCAAGTTCCCGGACCTCATCCACGCGGCCAAGCCCGAGCCGCACCGCGAGATCCCGCAGGCGCAGTCGGCGCACAACAACTTCTGGGACTTCATGTACATGCACCCCGAGGCGACGCACATGTACATGTGGACCATGTCGGACCGGGCGATCCCCCGGTCCTTCCGGATGATGCAGGGCTTCGGCGTCAACACGTTTACGCTCCAAAACGCCCGCGGCGAGCGGCACCTCGTCAAGTTCCACTGGACGCCCGAGCTGGGCGTCCACTCGCTCGTCTGGGACGAGGCCCTCAAGATTGCCGGCCAGGACCCCGACTTTCACCGCAGGGAcctcgccgacgccatcgacgccggcgtcTACCCCAGGTGGAAGTTTGGCATCCAGGTCGTGCCCGACGCCAAGGccgacgactttgactttgacgtcctcgacgccaCCAAGGTCTGGCCGCAGGAGCTCGTGCCCGTCCGCTACATCGGCGAGCTGGAGCTCAACCGCAACGTGGACGAGTTCTTCACCGAGACGGAGCAGGCGGCCTTTTGCACGAGCCACGTCGTGCCGGGCGTCGGCTTCTCCGACGACCCCCTCCTGCAGGGCCGCAACTTCTCCTACTTTGACACGCAGGTCAGCCGGCTCGGCGTCAACTGGGAGGAGCTGCCGGTCAACAGGCCCGTGTGCCCCGTCATGAACTTCAACCGCGACGGCGCCATGCGGCACACGATTGCCCGCGGCAAGGTCAACTACTGGCCGAACCGGTTCGAGGCGCAGCCGCCGGCGTCCcgcgaagaaggcggctaCGTCGACCACCCGCAGGAGGTCAGGGGCGTCAAGATGCGAGCCAAGAGCGACAAGTTCAAGGACCACGTCTCGCAGGCGCAGCTCTTCTACAACTCCATGTCGGACATTGAGAAGAGGCACATCGCGGCCGCGCTCTCCTTTGAGCTAGACCACTGCGAGGAGCCCATCGTCTACGAGCGCCTGACACAGCGCCTCGCCGATATTGACATGGGCCTGGCGCgggccgtggccgccatggtcGGCGGTCCCAGCCCGGCCCCGTCTCCCGGGCAGAACCacggcaagacggccgccGGGCTGAGCCAGCTCGAATACGTCCCCGAACGGGTGACGATTGCCTCGCGCAAGgtcgccgtcctcgtcgccgacggCTACGACGCCATCTCGTACGGCGCCGTCGTGACCGCCCTCAAGGCCGCGCGCGCAATTCCCGTTGTTCTCGGCCCACGGCGCTCGCCTgtctttgccgccggcgaggacaGCCAGTCGGCCAGGGGCCTCGTTCCGGACCACCACTTTGAAGGGCAGCGGAGCACGCTGTTTgacgccgtcttcatcccTGGCGGGGGGA TCACGCACTACGTGCGCGAGGCGTTTGGCCACCTCAAGACTGTTGCTGCGACGGGCGAGGCCGTGGACCTTGTCAGGAAGGCCGTGCAGCTGGATGGTGTGCGGTTCTCCGGGGATGGCGATGCGGTGCTGAGCTACGGTGTTGTCACGCTGAGGGATCCCAAGCCCGAGAGCTTGAAGGAGGTTGTGCAGGCGACCAAGGGTGCGAAGCACTTTTTGGACCAGCTCTTCTGGTCGATGAGCCAGCATCGATGCTGGGACCGGGAGTTGGACGGGCTGGCTGCCCAGGTTGCGTATTAG
- the ALTA12 gene encoding ribosomal protein P1, with protein sequence MSTAELASSYAALILADDGVEISADKLQALIKAAGVEGVEPIWTSIFAKALEGKDVKDLLVNVGSGGGAAAPAAGGAAAAGGDAAAPAEEEKAEEKEESDEDMGFGLFD encoded by the exons ATGTCTACTGCTGAGCTCGCCTCCTCCTACGCGGCCCTGATCCTCGCCGACGATGGCGTTGAGATCTCC GCCGACAAGCTCCAGGCCCTGATCAAGGCTGCTGGCGTCGAAGGCGTCGAGCCCATCTGGACCTCCATCTTCGCCAAG GCTCTGGAGGGCAAGGACGTCAAGGACCTGCTCGTGAACGTCGgctctggcggcggcgctgccgcCCCCGCTGccggtggtgctgctgctgccggcggTGACGCCGCTGCccccgccgaggaggagaaggccgAGG AGAAGGAAGAGTCCGACGAGGACATGGGTTTCGGTCTCTTCGACTAA